The following are from one region of the Sorghum bicolor cultivar BTx623 chromosome 2, Sorghum_bicolor_NCBIv3, whole genome shotgun sequence genome:
- the LOC8062071 gene encoding GTPase-activating protein gyp7, which yields MKALRRSSTSSSPSSSSSPTAASSPPSSSWIHIRSLLVAAASSSSSSSSSASAAAGSAVAVVSAAAAVSSSSSPASSSPHSDRGGIKSPWSRRKRKRALLREQWESLFSANGKLRDGGKKFLKKVRSGGIEPSIRAEVWPFLLGVYDLNSSEEERNSVKIKKRKEYEKLRRQCQQILNGCKGNGLKAITEVNNECSSLEGTAEGSESPCFEDGNAIPAPVSLEELKPEQNEADQPESIPCAVVECMEEDADELAYAYPCIAESESSDSESSDEDDPGRISVSGEENCDPDPKYTRSTSFKADFFRSSRTSEDFATWQRIIRLDAIRSNSEWILFSRNQAEVPKERALQSAASVGLKDYDHLEPNMIYHAARLVGLLEAYAVYDPEIGYCQGMSDLLSPIIAVMEEDDEAFWCFVGFMRKARHNFRLDEVGIRRQLKIVSQIIKRKDSHLYRHLQKLQAEDCFFVYRMVVVLFRRELTFEQTVCLWEVMWADQAAIRAGIGRSTWGRIRLRAPPTDDLLLYAIAACVLQRRKLIIEKYSSMDEILRECNSMAGQLDVWRLLDDAHDLVVNLHDKI from the exons ATGAAGGCGCTGCGGCGATCCAGCACCTcgtcctcgccgtcgtcgtcgtcctctccGACGGCCGCGTCCTCCCCGCCGTCCTCGTCGTGGATCCACATCCGCTCGCTCCTCGTCGCCGCcgcgtcctcgtcctcctcctcgtcgtcgtcggcctcCGCCGCGGCGGGGAGCGCAGTGGCTGTGGTGTCGGCTGCGGCGGCCGTCTCGTCTTCTTCCTCGCCGGCGTCGTCCTCGCCGCACTCGGATCG GGGTGGTATTAAATCTCCATGGTCCCGAAGGAAAAGAAAACGAGCACTTTTACGTGAACAGTGGGAGAGTCTGTTTTCagcaaatgggaagcttcgtgaTGGTGGAAAGAAGTTTCTCAAGAAAGTTCGCAGTGGT GGCATTGAACCAAGCATTAGGGCTGAAGTTTGGCCCTTCCTACTAGGAGT CTATGATCTGAATAGCTCTGAAGAGGAAAGGAActctgtcaagatcaagaaaag GAAAGAGTATGAAAAGCTGAGGAGGCAGTGCCAACAAATTCTGAATGGGTGCAAGGGAAATGGGTTGAAGGCAATAACTGAAGTTAATAATGAGTGTTCTAGTTTAGAAGGTACTGCCGAAGGATCAGAATCACCTTGTTTCGAAGATGGCAATGCTATACCTGCTCCTGTTTCACTCGAAGAGCTGAAACCTGAACAGAATGAAGCTGACCAACCAGAGAGCATTCCCTGTGCTGTCGTTGAATGTATGGAAGAAGATGCAGATGAGTTAGCTTATGCATATCCATGCATAGCAGAGTCAGAATCATCTGATTCTGAATCATCCGATGAGGATGACCCTGGAAGGATATCTGTATCTGGCGAGGAGAACTGTGATCCAGATCCTAAATATACCAGGAGCACTTCATTCAAGGCAGATTTTTTTAGGTCTAGCAGAACCTCAGAGGACTTTGCCACATGGCAGCGCATTATAAGGTTGGATGCTATCCGGTCAAACAGTGAATGGATTTtgttctctcgcaaccaagctGAAGTTCCCAAGGAGAGAGCATTGCAGTCTGCAGCATCTGTTGGGTTGAAAGATTATGATCACTTAGAGCCCAATATGATTTATCATGCTGCTCGATTAGTTGGGTTGCTTGAGGCCTATGCGGTCTATGATCCAGAGATTGGCTACTGCCAAGGTATGAGTGATCTGTTGTCACCTATCATTGCGGTGATGGAAGAGGATGATGAAGCGTTTTGGTGTTTCGTTGGTTTCATGAGGAAAGCAAGGCACAACTTCAGGCTCGATGAGGTTGGAATAAGAAGGCAGTTGAAGATTGTCTCTCAGATTATCAAGCGCAAAGATTCGCACCTGTATAGGCATCTGCAGAAGCTGCAGGCTGAGGACTGTTTCTTTGTGTACAGAATGGTGGTAGTTCTCTTCAGGAGAGAGCTCACTTTTGAGCAAACTGTGTGCCTGTGGGAGGTTATGTGGGCTGACCAGGCAGCTATACGAGCTGGGATTGGGAGGTCCACCTGGGGAAGGATAAGACTGCGTGCTCCTCCAACTGACGACTTGTTACTTTATGCCATCGCCGCTTGTGTCCTGCAGAGGAGGAAGCTAATAATTGAGAAGTATAGCAGCATGGATGAGATACTGCGAGAATGCAACAGCATGGCCGGGCAACTAGATGTCTGGAGGCTGCTAGATGATGCACATGACCTGGTTGTTAACCTTCATGATAAAATCTGA